In Rhodothermus marinus DSM 4252, a single genomic region encodes these proteins:
- the mrdA gene encoding penicillin-binding protein 2, producing the protein MIDYRVRARIFVGVIALLLGLLVLRLAQMQLWQTELYAGESRSNAVREQRVIPARGAIYDRNGVLLVDNAPAYSLLITPRYFDPKNIPLLARLLEVPDSVVANRLAQARAWSAYRPSRVFTDLPFETFSRVVENLYRLPGVQYEIDQRRRYHTPVRAAHALGYVREITRAELEQLRDDGYAMGDRIGKAGLEKFYEKALRGVPGRAFKLVNIHGQEIKSYRDGAEDVPPISGYDLHLGIDYRVQALAESLFVGKRGAAVALDPNNGEIIALVSMPDFDPEVLSGPIDPATWRYLTTSPEKPLFNRATMSGVPPGSTWKPFMALVGLQEGVITARSTIYCPGGYMLGGRLFRCHGGAHGSLDVREAIQLSCNTFFFTVMMRLDVNTLRRWANRFGFGVPAPMDIAEQNPGLIPDSAYYNRRYPRGWTAGYTINLGIGQGDMTVTPMQLARYVAAIANGGTLYPPHLVRELVHPETGEILKPQLPPPEHIPIKPEHFQVVREGMRRVMEAGTGRWVQIPGIPSGGKTGTAQAPGGRKDHSLFIMFAPYDAPKIAIAVFVENAGFGATVAAPIASLMAELYLTGEVATTPQRRYLLEHVLRQRSQPLDEPSVTQAASR; encoded by the coding sequence ATGATCGACTACCGGGTTCGAGCGCGGATTTTCGTCGGGGTCATTGCCCTGCTGCTGGGGCTGCTGGTGCTGCGTCTGGCACAGATGCAGCTCTGGCAGACCGAGCTGTACGCAGGCGAGTCGCGCAGCAATGCAGTGCGCGAGCAGCGCGTGATACCGGCCCGCGGTGCCATCTACGACCGCAACGGCGTGCTGCTGGTGGATAACGCGCCGGCCTATTCGCTGCTGATCACGCCCCGGTATTTCGATCCGAAAAACATCCCCCTGCTGGCCCGGCTGCTGGAGGTGCCCGACTCGGTGGTGGCCAATCGGCTGGCGCAGGCGCGGGCCTGGAGCGCCTATCGCCCCAGCCGGGTCTTTACGGACCTGCCGTTCGAGACCTTCAGCCGCGTCGTCGAAAATCTCTACCGCCTGCCCGGGGTCCAGTACGAGATCGATCAGCGCCGCCGCTATCACACGCCGGTCCGCGCGGCCCATGCGCTGGGCTACGTTCGCGAGATCACCCGGGCCGAGCTGGAACAGCTCCGGGACGATGGCTATGCGATGGGCGATCGCATCGGTAAAGCCGGGCTCGAAAAGTTCTACGAGAAGGCTCTGCGCGGTGTGCCGGGACGTGCCTTCAAGCTCGTCAACATCCACGGCCAGGAGATCAAGTCCTATCGCGACGGGGCCGAAGACGTACCGCCCATCAGTGGCTACGATCTGCATCTCGGGATCGACTACCGTGTGCAGGCGCTGGCCGAGTCGCTCTTCGTGGGCAAACGCGGAGCGGCCGTGGCGCTCGATCCCAACAACGGCGAGATCATCGCGCTGGTGAGCATGCCCGACTTCGATCCGGAGGTGCTCTCCGGACCGATCGACCCGGCGACCTGGCGCTACCTGACCACCAGCCCCGAAAAGCCGCTGTTCAATCGGGCCACGATGAGCGGCGTGCCGCCGGGTTCGACCTGGAAGCCGTTCATGGCCCTGGTGGGGCTGCAGGAGGGCGTCATCACGGCGCGTAGCACGATCTACTGTCCAGGTGGCTACATGCTGGGGGGCCGGCTTTTCCGGTGCCACGGCGGCGCGCACGGATCGCTCGACGTGCGCGAGGCGATTCAGCTTTCCTGCAACACGTTTTTCTTTACCGTGATGATGCGTCTCGACGTGAACACGCTTCGCCGCTGGGCCAACCGCTTCGGATTCGGTGTGCCGGCGCCCATGGACATCGCCGAGCAGAATCCGGGCCTGATCCCCGATTCGGCCTACTACAACCGACGTTATCCACGCGGCTGGACGGCCGGCTACACGATCAACCTGGGCATCGGACAGGGCGATATGACCGTCACACCCATGCAGCTGGCGCGCTACGTGGCGGCCATCGCCAACGGGGGTACGCTCTATCCGCCCCATCTGGTGCGTGAGCTGGTCCACCCGGAAACCGGCGAAATCCTCAAACCCCAGTTGCCCCCGCCCGAACACATTCCCATCAAGCCAGAACACTTTCAGGTTGTGCGGGAAGGCATGCGGCGCGTGATGGAAGCGGGCACCGGCCGGTGGGTCCAGATCCCGGGCATTCCGAGCGGCGGCAAGACGGGCACGGCGCAGGCGCCCGGCGGCCGCAAGGACCATTCGCTCTTCATCATGTTTGCACCCTACGATGCGCCGAAGATCGCCATTGCGGTGTTTGTGGAAAACGCAGGCTTCGGCGCCACGGTCGCCGCGCCTATCGCCAGCCTGATGGCCGAGCTGTACCTGACCGGCGAGGTCGCCACTACGCCGCAGCGGCGCTACCTGCTCGAGCATGTACTCCGCCAGCGGAGTCAGCCGCTGGATGAACCCTCCGTAACGCAGGCCGCTTCCCGATAA